The genomic segment CCCGGCTTGTGCGGACGACGGGACTGCTCACTCACGAAAAAGGTGCTCCGGATACGGGACGAGATACCGAGCCCAGGGTACGCCGCGCGGACGAACCGCCGGGCGTGGGCCACCTGGGCCTGCGGGCATGGTGATGGGGTCTGTCGGGCGTCGGTCCCCGGTCAGTCTCCGACGGACTCGCCGGAGTCGATCCGCACTCCGCGCGCCCAGTCGGCGGCCCGCATCGGCTTCTTGCCCTGCGCCTGCACCCAGAGCAGCTCCACGGCGTACGACCCGGTCCCGACGTGCACGTTGTTCTTGCCGGCGTCGAGCGCGCCCGGCGCGAGATCGGTCCGCGCGGGCACCGGTACGACGTGGATGAGCTTCAGCCGCTCACCGCGGAAGGTCGTCCAGGCGCCCGGCGCGGGCGTGCAGCCGCGCACGACCCGGTCCACGCGCAGCGCGGGAGCGGCCCAGTCGATCCGGGCGTCCTCCACGGTGATCTTCGGTGCGAGGGTGATCCCGTCGGCGGGCTGCGGCACGGCCTTCAGGGTCCCGTCCTCGATCCCGTCCATCGTGGCGGAGAGCAGCCCGGATCCCGCGAAGGCGAGCCGGGTCAGCAGATCACCGCTCGTGTCCGTCGGCCGGATCACCTCGGTGACCGTCCCGTACACGGGCCCGGAGTCGAGTCCCTCCTCGATCAGGAAGGTGGACGCCCCGGTGATCTCGTCCCCCGCCATGATCGAGTGCTGTACGGGGGCGGCGCCCCGCCAGGCGGGCAGCAGGGAGAAGTGCAGATTGACCCACCCGTGGGCGGGCACGTCCAGGGCGACCCGAGGCAGCAGGGCCCCGTAGGCGACGACAGGACAGCAGTCGGGCGCGATCTCCCGGAGCCGCTCGAGAAAAGCCTCGTCCCGGGGCCGGTTCGGCTTCAGCACCTCGATGCCCGCCTCGTCCGCCCGCTGCGCCACCGGGCTCGCGACCAGCCGCCGCCCCCGTCCCGCCGGCGCGTCCGGCCGCGTCACGACAGCGGCCACCTCATGCCTCCCCGACGCGATCAACGCGTCCAACGCGGGAACAGCGACCTCTGGGGTACCAGCGAAGACAAGCTTCATGGATGACTGACGGCCTCTCGCACGGAAGTTCGTACGCCCCACACGCGACGACGCGGGACAACACACCAGTCTATGCCGCGACGCACCGACCGCCGCAGCCGCCAACGGCGTTCGGCCCCCACGGGAAACCCGCATTTCCGTGAGAGGGAGTAACGGGCGGTGCGCGGGTGGAAGACCCGGTCAGAGCCCAGTGGCAGCAGGGGCGCACCCCCACCCACGCGCCCCACGCATATGCCCCCGCGCCCCCACCCCGTTACCAGCGGAGCGAATTCGCGTTGGTCAAGAAAGAGTTGACCACTACGGGCCGCAATCGCGGCACCTCCCCTTTTCAACGCCGGTTCGAGAGGCTTGTTCATGGCCGACCACGCAACCCACGACGCCCAGGCTCGGGCCAGCCTGCACTTGCTGGTGCGGGACATCGAGCGGGTCCGCCGGCAGGTGGACGCACTGCGCACCCTCACCGCCCAACTGGGCAACGTCTACCGCCCGCGCCGCTCCGGCCCCTCCACGGGCTTCGTCGTCTACGGACGCGCCCCCGCCCCGACCGTCCGCCTCGCCCAGGAGTTGCGGGACAGTGTCGAGACCCTGGTCACGGCCGCCGTCGACTTCGACCGCTCACTCGGCTTCTCGTGGGACGCGGTGGGCTCGGCCCTCGGGGTCACCAAACAGGCCGTACACCGCCGTTACGGTGCCCGCCGCGCCGCCGCCCAGGCCGCCGCGGATGCCGAACGCACGGGTGACCCCCAGAGCAGCCGCACCGTCAACGTCGGCTCCGGCATCCCCACGGTCCCTGCGGCCCGCTCGATGCCCGCCCCGATGCCCGCCCCGATTCCGGCCCCGGTTCCGGCCCCGGTTCCGGCCCCGGTTCCGGCCCCGGTGCCCGCGCAAATGCCGACCCAGCCGACAGCGGGCAGCCCCACCCTCCGCGACGACGTGAGACCCACGGCCTTCCCCGGCCCGCGCAACGGCTGACCTGTCTGCCTCCCGGTGTCCGACCGGGAGGCAGTCGCATGTCGCCGGGGCTCCCGGCCGCCACCCCGCCCGCAGCCGGGGCCACTCACCCGATGTCCAACGGATCCACCCGAATCCGCACCCGCGCCCCCTCGCTGACCCCACGCGCCATACGCGCCGCCTGCGCGCTCTTCAACGCAGCGGCCAACGCCGCCCCACTCCCCGGCGGCACCCGGATCAACGCCCGCTCCCCTTGCTCCCCCCTGGGGGGCGCACCCGGCCTCCGCGCCCCCCCGGCCTCCGCGGCAGCCCCGGCACCGGCCCCTGAGACCGGCGGACCGGCCATGGGCACCGGCCCCAACACCTCCGCGTCCGGCGGCAGTTCCACCGCACCCAGAAAATCGACCACGGCCTGGGCCGTCCCGGACACGGCGGCCATCCGCGACACCGGCGGAAACCCCAGCTCGGCCCGCTCGGCGAGTTCCCGCACCGCGTGTCCCACGGGATCCCAGCGCACGAGCGCCTGCACGGGCCGCAGGGTCGGCTCGGCCACCACGACGACCGTGCCACCGGCCCCTTGGTCCCGTACGAGCGCGGCAGCACCGATCCACCGCCGCAGGGCGTCCTCCCCGGCCCGCAGATCGGGCCGTCCGAGCATGGCCCATCCGTCGAGCAGCAGGGCGGCCGCATACCCGCCCTCGGCGACCGGCTCGGCCCCGGGCGTGCTCACCACCAGCGCGGGCGTCCCCGGCACCGTGTCCAGCACATGTTCCCGCCCGGAGGTCCGCACCGGCACGGCGGGAAAGGCCCGCCCCAGCTCCTCGGCGGTCCGCCGCGCTCCCACGACCTGCGCCCGCAGCCGGTAGCCCCCGCACTCGGGGCAGTGCCAGCCGGCCTCCTCCCGCCCGCACCACCCGCACAGCAGGGCCCCGGCGCCGTCCCGGGCCTCCAACGGCCCCGCGCAGTGGCGGCACCGCGCGGGCTCCCGGCACCGCGCACAGGCCATCCGCGGCACGTACCCCCGCCGAGGCACCTGCACGAGCACAGGGCCGTCCCGGAGACCTTCCCTCGCGACCTGCCAGGCGAGACTCGGCAACCGCGCCGCCCGCGCCGCCTCGTCCCGCGCGAGGTCCCCGTCCCCCACGGTCCGCACCAGCGGCGCGGTGGCCCGCACCTGCTCC from the Streptomyces sp. NBC_00310 genome contains:
- the fmt gene encoding methionyl-tRNA formyltransferase; this translates as MKLVFAGTPEVAVPALDALIASGRHEVAAVVTRPDAPAGRGRRLVASPVAQRADEAGIEVLKPNRPRDEAFLERLREIAPDCCPVVAYGALLPRVALDVPAHGWVNLHFSLLPAWRGAAPVQHSIMAGDEITGASTFLIEEGLDSGPVYGTVTEVIRPTDTSGDLLTRLAFAGSGLLSATMDGIEDGTLKAVPQPADGITLAPKITVEDARIDWAAPALRVDRVVRGCTPAPGAWTTFRGERLKLIHVVPVPARTDLAPGALDAGKNNVHVGTGSYAVELLWVQAQGKKPMRAADWARGVRIDSGESVGD